One genomic window of Bactrocera dorsalis isolate Fly_Bdor chromosome 4, ASM2337382v1, whole genome shotgun sequence includes the following:
- the LOC105224333 gene encoding uncharacterized oxidoreductase TM_0325 — MSLVGKVVIVTGASSGIGAAAAVAFAKQDSKVVLVGRNEANLKVSVTACKAANSKAELLPLIADITVDAERIINSTIERFGQLDVLVNNAGIFEVGNILDIDVDQFDRVMNTNLRAVFLLTKYAAPHLFKTQGNIVNVSSVTGLRSFPGVSTYCASKAALDQFTRCIALDLASKNVRVNAVNPGVIMTDIHRRRGLSPEGVNEYLERCKETHALGRVGEPNEVADAIIFLASGNASFITGATLPIDGGKHAMCPR; from the coding sequence ATGAGTTTGGTCGGCAAAGTTGTAATTGTAACCGGAGCAAGTTCAGGCATCGGTGCCGCCGCCGCAGTAGCCTTTGCCAAACAAGATTCCAAAGTGGTGCTCGTAGGACGAAATGAAGCAAATTTAAAAGTCTCCGTAACTGCCTGTAAAGCAGCCAACAGCAAAGCTGAACTTCTACCGCTTATCGCCGATATCACAGTGGACGCGGAACGCATTATAAACTCGACAATTGAGCGATTCGGACAACTGGATGTGTTGGTCAATAACGCGGGTATTTTCGAGGTTGGCAATATCTTGGATATTGATGTCGATCAATTTGATCGTGTGATGAATACAAACTTGCGCGCTGTTTTTCTTTTAACTAAATACGCCGCACCACATTTGTTTAAGACCCAAGGTAATATAGTGAATGTCTCCAGCGTTACCGGCCTGCGTTCATTTCCGGGTGTTTCCACCTATTGCGCCTCAAAGGCAGCACTGGATCAATTTACCAGATGTATCGCCTTGGATTTGGCATCGAAAAATGTGCGTGTGAATGCCGTAAATCCCGGTGTGATTATGACAGATATTCATAGGCGACGTGGCTTATCGCCAGAGGGTGTCAACGAATATTTGGAACGTTGTAAGGAGACACATGCACTTGGACGTGTCGGAGAACCAAACGAAGTAGCTGATGCTATTATATTCTTAGCTAGTGGCAACGCAAGCTTCATAACGGGCGCAACGCTGCCCATCGACGGTGGCAAGCATGCAATGTGTCCGCGttaa